The DNA segment TAGGCCAGCTCCTTCTCCACCTGCCCTACCATGGCCATCGCCACCAGCTGGTTGGCCAGCACGGACAGTGGCCTCTCCCGCACCCGGAGGTCCTCCAGCTCCCCGGCCATGGCCCGCCGGGCAATGACCAGGCTCTCGGCGACCTCATCCGGATTGGAGGCCACTATAGCCCCCTCGGAGCGCTCCCCCACCGAATGTCCCGCCCTCCCCATGCGCTGTATGAGGCGGGAGACCTGGCGCGGGGAATTGTACTGGATAGCGTAGTCGACGGAGCCGATATCGATGCCCAGCTCCAGGGAGGAGGTGCAGATGAGGCCCTTGAGACGCTCGTTCTTGAAGTCCTCCTCCATCTCGATGCGCACCTCCTTGGACAGCGATCCGTGGTGCACCCCCACCTTGAACCCCTCGTCCCAGATGTGGAAGCGGGCGGCGATGGCCTCGGCGGTGTCCCGGGTATTGACGAACATCAGGGTGGAGCGGTGCTCCTCGATGAGGTCCTTGCACCGCCTCATCCCCGAGATCAGGTGCGGGTCGCTCTGCAGGCGGCCGGCCAGGTCCCGGTCCTCATCGACGACCGGTGGCGACTGCACGTTCACCTGCAGGTCCTTGGAGATGTGGGCGCGGACGGTCCGCACTTCCCGTCGCTCTCCTCCGAGGTACCTCGCCACCTCCTCCACTGACCCCACGGTCGCGGATAGGCCGACGCGCTGGAACTCCCCGGATATCTCCACCAATCGCTCCAGGGCGACCGCCAGCTGCGCTCCCCTATCGTTGCTGGCAAGCTCGTGGATCTCATCGATTACCACATGCTTCACGCGGGACAGATGCTCCCTCAGCCTCTTACCGGTGAACAGCACCTGCACCGTCTCGGGAGTGGTTATGAGAACGTCCGGAGGGTCCCGGGACTGATGCTGCCGCTCCGTCTGGGAGGTATCCCCGTGCCTCACCGCCACCTTCAGGTCCAGAGCGTCCCCGAACTCCGTGAGCCTCTTCAGCATATCCCGGTTGAGAGCCCGCAGGGGCGTGATGTAGATGCATCTTATCCCCTTGCCTGGGGTCTTCATCAGCTGATGGAAGATGGGCAGCATGGCGGCCTCGGTCTTCCCTATGCCGGTATGGGCCACCAGGAGCAGGTTCTCGCCCCGAAGGATATAGGGAATGGCCTCCTTCTGAGGGCCTGTGGGCTCATGGATGTCCTTGTCCCGGAGGACCTGCTGGATACGTTGATCTAGCTGCTCAAAAACCATGGCCAGGCGACAATTCGAGGGCACTTCGGTATTTCAACCTATCGCCTGGTTGTTCGAACGCGATATCTGTCGACAGCAGCGCGTACAGTGTAGCATAAGGAAAAAAAGGTACGTCTGGAAAGGGTTTACGCTTTCTGTGCGGAGGCCTTGGCCTTCTCTGCTGCAGCCGCAGGCTTGGCAGCGCCCTCGGCCTTCGCCGGCCTTGCCGCCACCTTGCCTTCTGCCTTGGCGCCCTCGGCAGCGGCCGGAGCGGCATTGGGATCGGTGGCATCTAGCAGCAGCTCAGATATGTCCAGCACCTTGATGTCCGCGCCGATCTGCTTGGCCCCTGCCTGAAGGTTGAGGACACAGAACGGGCAAGTCGTTACCAGGATATCCGCACCGGTGGCGATGGCCTCCTTCACCCTCTCCGCGGCTATGTTGACGGCGAGCTGGTTGTACCCGCTCTTGTAGCCGCCTCCCGCGCCGCAGCAGCGCGAGCCCATGCGGTTGCGGGGCATCTCCACCAGCTCCACGCCGGGGATCTTCTTGAGCACCTCTCGGGGGTCCTCGAACACTCCTCCGTGCCTACCTAGATGGCAGGGGTCGTGGTAGGTGATCTTGGCCTTGATATCCTTGGTGAACTTGAGCTTCTTCTCCTTGATCAGCTTGTTCACGAACTGCGAGAAGTGGTACACCGGGAAGGAGGGGTTGGAGAAGTACTTCCCGTAGTCGGTAGAGGAGGTCTTGAAGCAGCCGGCGCAGGTGGTGACCATGGCCTGGGCCCCCCTCTTCTCGACGGCCCGGATGTTGTGCTGTGCGAACTCGGTGGTGAGACCGGTCTGCCCGGTCCTGAGCATGGGGGAGGTGCAGCAGTACTCCTCTCCTCCCAGAATGTCCAGCTTAACGCCGGCGCGGTGCAGAACGGTGGCCCCGGCCTTGGCGATCCTCTGCATCCTGTACGATCCGGTGCAGCCCGCGTAGAAGATGATGTCGGGATGTTCGGTGTGGGGTATCTCTGACGGCCACCAGTCGCCGCGCTTCTCCCTCGGCTCGTTGTAGGGGTTGCTGAAGTCCTTGATGCTCTGGGCGAGCTTGGAATGCGCCGGCAAGGGACCCTTCCCCTGGTCCACGACCCACTCCCTGACCTTCTCCCAGAACTCCGCGAACTCGATGTTGACGTGGCATACGGTCTCGCACTGGGCGCACCCGGTGCAGCTGAACAGGGCGTCCACGAACTCCTGGTCGACCTTAACCTTGCGTCCCAACAATGTGTCCATCGGGGAGCGCTTCATCAATTGTGTAAGGTAGAATACCTTGCCCCGGGGAGTAACGGACTCCCACGGCGTCTGCTCGTAAGTGGGGCAGACCCGTACGCAATAACCGCATTGCAGACAAGCAAGAAGTTCCCTATTGATATCCGGCATCTTTACCATGGGTGTACCTCTAAGAATTAGAGCCTGTTATCACCTGTTAATAGCGATACGGAACCACAGTATGGAAGAAAACGTCTTTAAACTATCGACGGAACAGAAACGGACATTGGAGGATGTCCAGATCCATCCAGGCACCCCCTACGGGGCATCGCCGCAGGACTTTCATCCATCCAGGATGGGTTCGTAGCCATACCAGCTTCCGCCCCTTTTCAGGTACTCCAGGTTGTCCTCGAGGGTCTTCTGATGCCCTCTCTCCCACTCCACGAGGCGCTGCATCAGCGCCTTCAGCTCCGGGTCCCGGGTCAAGGAAGCGACCTCGCCGTACATGCGCACGGAGGCCTTCTCCACCTCAATACCCATCTCCACCGCCCTTATCTCATCCTGGGAGGAGAAGCATGCTCCTGGGGGGACATCGGGGAAGGGACGTTGGGGAACGATATTGGCGTACTCCGGGTCCGGAGCGATGGTGTCTACGTTCTTTCCCGGGAAGATCCTGTCGACCTGCCTTATCAGCCAGGTACGGTGGTCCTTCTCATCCTTGGCCAGGCTACGGAGGATCAGCTTTCCCTCCTTGTCCTTGACGCACTCGCTCATCCGCAGGTAGAAGTCCCTCCCGTAGGTCTCCACCTTTATGGCCGCCGCGAGCAGGCCCAGCTGTTTGTTGAGGATCTGCTGCTCCATCTTCCAATCGCTTCTCTCAGAACCCATATCCCTCACTCAGTAAGAGATTGATGCCATCGCTATAAAAACATCTTACCATTATTGCCTCAAAAGGTCAGCATAAAGGCTTGCTCAAGGCACGTCCAGAGGACCTCCGGTACCTGCGAACTATGGTAGCTGACGAGGAAATATTTATGAATGACCAGTGGTTTGCCCGCCAAGAGGGCATGGCCAGAACGTTAGAGGTTGAACATCGAAAAGGAGCGCCGCCCCTCAAGCTGGTCCTTCGATGAACGGTCAAGAGCTTTTCGGTTTGTTCATCCTTACCTCGCTCCTAGGAGCGCTGGCATCGCTTTCGATGGGAAGATGGTCCAAGGCCTGTCGGGTGGTGTCCTTCTCTTTTTCCACCTTATCCTCCATGTTGGGACTGGCCCTGGCCCTGGAGGTGCTGCTGGGGAGCGGGACCGTCGTCCTCACCCTCCCCACGGCCGTGGCCGGCTTCGGCACCTTCTCCTTTGTCATCGATCAGTTATCAGCATTCTTCCTGCTGGCCATCTCTATCCTGGGAGCATGCGTATCCATCTACTCACTGGGCTACACCAAGGAGTACGAGGGCAAGTACAGCCTGGGGACCATGGGGCTGCTGTTCAACACCTTCCTGCTGAGCCTGGTCCTGGTAGTATCGGCGGACAACGCCATCCTTTTCCTGATAATGTGGGAGACCATGTCGGTCTCCTCTTACCTGCTGGTCATGTACGAGAACAGGAAACAGGACAGCGTGTCCTCGGGTTTGCTGTACGTGGTCATGACCCACCTGGGCACCGCCCTCATCACCGTGGCGTTCATCATAATGTGGCTTAACACTCCCGGCGACCACTCCTTCGACTTCTCGGCGTTCCGGGAGCTCGGCGCTCTGGGCGCGATGCCGGAGCTGGCGAGGAACGTCGCGTTCATCCTATTGCTCATCGGCTTCGGCACCAAGGCCGGCCTGGTGCCCCTGCACGTGTGGCTGCCCCAGGCCCATCCTGCCGCTCCCTCCAACATCTCGGCCATGATGTCCGGCATCATGGTGAAGACCGCTGTCTACATGCTCATCCGTTGCTACTTCGACTTCCTCGGCACCTGGGACACGTGGTGGGGCCTCCTGGTGCTTCTCATCGCCTGCATATCAGCGCTGGTGGGTGTGCTGTACGCCTTGATGGAGGAGGACCTGAAGCGGGCCCTGGCCTACTCCACGGTGGAGAACATCGGCATAATCTTCATCGCCCTGGGGGCGGCCATGGTCTTCGAGTCCTACCATCTGGTCGATCCTGTGGCCAACGCCCATCTGGGCGACCTGGCGGCGCTGGCCCTGATCGCTGCATTGTTCCACACCCTTTCCCATTCTCTCTTCAAGGGCCTGCTGTTCATGGGGGCGGGGGCAGTCCTCCATGCCACGCACACCAAGAACCTGGAGGAACTGGGAGGCCTGGCCAAGAGGATGAGGTGGACGGGGGTGCTGTTCTTCATCGGGGTGCTGTCGATCTCCGCCATCCCTCCCTTCAACGGTTTCGTCGGGGAATGGCTGATGTTCCAGTCCCTGCTGCTGACGCAGAACATCACCGATCCCATGGTAAACCTACTTCTCCCCGTGGCCGTGGCCGTCCTGGCCCTCACGGGGGCACTGGCAGCCGCCTGCTTCGTGCGCATCTTCGGAGCTACGTTCCTGGCCAGGCCGAGGAGCAGGCACGCCGCGGAGGCCCAGGAGGTCCCCCGGAGCATGCTCGTGGGCATGGGGATCGCCGCCGGGCTGTGCGTGCTCACCGGCGTTCTCTCGATATTGATAGTTCCCGAGATCGACAAGGTGACCTCCTCCCTCCTCGGTGTGAGCATCGCCGGGAAGCTGGTCAACGGCCTCATCCTCAGCCCGCCAGCAGGGGAGTTCTCCAGCATGAGCCCCCTGGCCATCGGCGTTCTGCTAATGATCGCCATACCCGCATCCCTGGCCATCTCCCGTTTTCTAGGCGGCAGGCACAAGGTCGTGACCGGGGACACCTGGGACTGCGGCACCCCCCTAACGTCGCGCACCGAGTACAGCGCGTCCGGGTTCTCCGAGCCGATCAACCGCATCTTCAAGTCCGTGTACCGGCCGCACATCGAGGTGAGGACGGAGTACACCACATCCTCGCTCATCAAGAGACGGATCTCCTTCTCCCGTAGCATCGAACCGGTGTTCGAAAGATATCTCTACGCTCCCACGATCGGCCTGGTATTGGCGTTGGCCAGACGCCTGGGGTTCATCCAGAGGGGAAGCATACAGGCCTACCTGGCGTACATCTTCGTCGTCCTCCTGGTACTGCTGGTGGTGTTCCGATGATCGTAGAGGTCCTGCAGACCATCCTGCTCGTGGCCATCGCGCCCCTCATCACCGGCATCATCCGCAAGGTCAAAGCCTATCTGCAGAGCAGGACCGGCCCCAGCATCCTTCAGCCCTACCGGGACCTGAGGAAGCTGTTCTCCAAGGGTTCAGTGGTATCAAAAGATGCCTCCTGGGTCTTCACCATCACTCCCTACGTCTGCCTGTCCGCGATCATGGTGGCAGCCCTCCTCGTCCCAGTAATCTATGCCCGGACGTTCGGGTTCGTGGGCGACCTCATAGTGCTCATCTATCTCCTATCGATGATGCGGTTCTTCATGGCCCTGGCGGCCCTGGACACCGGCTCCGCCTTCGGGGGCATGGGGTCCAGCAGGGAGATGTACATCTCCTCCATCGTGGAGCCCACCATGCTGCTGTCCATCTTCGCCATGGCCCTGGTCGCGGGGACGACCTCCCTGGGCAACATCGCCGACGGCATCGCCACCAACGGCTGGGACCTGGTGGCCCCCACCCTGCTTTTGGCCGCGGCGGCCTTCTTCATCGCCACCTTGGCAGAGAACGCCAGGGTGCCCTTCGACAACCCCGCGACGCACCTGGAGCTGACCATGATCCATGAGGCCATGCTCCTGGAGTACTCGGGAAAGCAGCTGGCGCTGATGGAGATATCCTCAATGACCAAGCTCATCATCTTCCTGGCCATCCTTTCCAACGTATTCTTCCCCTGGGGTATTGCCACCGACCTCACGGTCCTGTCCCTGACCGGTGGCCTGCTGGCCTTCCTGGTGAAGGTCCTGGTGCTGGCAGTGACGATCGCGGTCATCGAGTCCGCGACGGCCAAGATGAGGCTGTTCCGCCTGCCCAACATCCTGACCGTGGCCTTCATCCTCTCCCTTCTCGCTGTCATGTCCTTCTACATACTGGGGGCGACCTGAATGGCTTTCTCCACCACCACCATCATCGACGGCCTGGCCGCGGCCATCCTGCTCACCACCTTCATAGCCATCGCCAGCAACCGTATGTTCTCCCTGGTCCGCCTGTTCGCCCTGCAGTCAGTGGCCCTGGGGCTGCTGGCGATGTCCGTGGCCTCCATCACCGGCGCGGGGCACATCTACGCCGTGGCGGTCCTGACCATCGGCATAAAGGGAGTGGTCATACCCTGGATGCTGCTGTACGTTATGGACAAGATAAGGACCACCAAGGAGGTCGAGCCCCTGGTCAGCATACCCCTGTCCCTACTGCTGTGCGGGGTCCTGACCGCAGTGGCGTTCTACATAACGGAGCCCATAATCTTCACCAGCGGGACCATCACCACCATCACCAAGAACTGTCTGGCCATCTCCCTGGCGGTGGTTCTCATCGGCTTCTATACCATGATCGCGCGCAAGAAGGCGGTCACCCAGATCATGGGGCTGCTGACCATGGAGAACGGCCTGTTCCTCGCGGCCATCTCCGTCACCTACGGAATGCCCATGATCGTGGAGCTGGGCATCTTCTTCGACATTCTGGTCGCGGTCCTCATCATGGGCATGTTCGCCTTCCGCATAAACAAGACCTTTGACAGCGTGGACACCACCATCCTGAGGAGGCTGCACGATTGATCGAGTATATCCTCCTCATACCCCTGATCATCGCCGCCTTATGCTACCCTCTGCGCAGGAGGGCCTTGGTGGAGGCGGTGGCGGTGGCAGGCTCGGCGGTGACCCTGATAGCATCTCTGTCGATCTCCTACGAGGTGTTCACAACCGGGACCCTGGACGAGGGCCTGCTGTACATGGACGCCCTGTCCGCCTACGTTCTGCTCCTGGTCTCCCTGGTCGGACTCCTGGCCTGCTTTTACTCCATATCCTACCTCCGCCGGGAGCTGGAGGAGGGGGAGATCACCGAGCTGAAGCTCAGGAACTACTACATCTTCTTCCAGCTCTTCGTCTTCACGATGCTCCTGGTCACCGTCTCCAACAACCTGGGCATCATGTGGATCGCCATAGAGGGCACCACCCTGGCGTCCGCCTACCTGGTAGGTCTTTACGACCGTGACACCTCCATCGAGGCCGCCTGGAAGTACCTCGTCATCTGCTCCGTGGGCATAACCCTGGCCCTTCTGGGGACCATCATCGTCTACGCCTCCTCCATACAGGTCCTGGGCGAGGAGTCCAACGCCCTCAACTGGTCCACCCTGCAGGCCAACGCCTCCGCCCTGGACCCAGGGCTCCTGAAGATATCATTCATATTCATTCTCGTGGGGTACGGCACCAAAGTGGGGCTGTCACCCATGCACACGTGGCTGCCCGACGCCCATTCTCAGGCCCCCACCCCTGTCTCGGCCCTGTTGTCCGGGGTCCTGCTGAACTGCGCCATGTACGGCATCCTCCGCTTCCACATGATAGTCTCCGGCTCCTCGCTCGGTGCCGGTTTCTCAGGCGGACTTCTGCTCTTGTTCGGCATAATATCCGTGGCCACCGCGGGGGCCTTCATCATAATGGCCAAGGACTACAAGCGGATGCTCGCATACTCCTCCATAGAGCACATGGGCATCATTGCCATCGGCTTCGGCTTCGGGGGCTTCTGGGGCATCTTCGGGGCGCTCTTCCACATGCTGAACCACGCCCTCGCCAAGACCCTCCTGTTCTTCGGTGCGGGTAAGGTCCTGCAGCGCTTCCACACCAAGGACATCGACAAGGTGCACGGCCTCATCAAGGTCCTGCCGGTAACTGGTGCGCTGTTGCTAGGCGGAGGGCTGGCCATCACCGGGTGCCCGCCCTTCTCGCTGTTCCTGAGCGAGTTCATGATAATGGTCGGGGGGCTCAGCTCGCAGAACTATCTGGGCACCATACTATACATCGTGCTGCTGATCATCGTGTTCGCGGCCTTCCTAAAGCACATCGGGGGCATGGTCTTCGGGGAACCACTGCTGGAGGAGAGGCCCTCCAAGGAGAGGCGGGGCACCGATGTGGTGATGATGGCGGTCCTCCTGATCGCCATCCTGGCGTTGGGCCTGTACGTCCCCGAGTTCTTGAAC comes from the Methanomassiliicoccus sp. genome and includes:
- a CDS encoding (Fe-S)-binding protein, translated to MPDINRELLACLQCGYCVRVCPTYEQTPWESVTPRGKVFYLTQLMKRSPMDTLLGRKVKVDQEFVDALFSCTGCAQCETVCHVNIEFAEFWEKVREWVVDQGKGPLPAHSKLAQSIKDFSNPYNEPREKRGDWWPSEIPHTEHPDIIFYAGCTGSYRMQRIAKAGATVLHRAGVKLDILGGEEYCCTSPMLRTGQTGLTTEFAQHNIRAVEKRGAQAMVTTCAGCFKTSSTDYGKYFSNPSFPVYHFSQFVNKLIKEKKLKFTKDIKAKITYHDPCHLGRHGGVFEDPREVLKKIPGVELVEMPRNRMGSRCCGAGGGYKSGYNQLAVNIAAERVKEAIATGADILVTTCPFCVLNLQAGAKQIGADIKVLDISELLLDATDPNAAPAAAEGAKAEGKVAARPAKAEGAAKPAAAAEKAKASAQKA
- a CDS encoding ferritin family protein is translated as MGSERSDWKMEQQILNKQLGLLAAAIKVETYGRDFYLRMSECVKDKEGKLILRSLAKDEKDHRTWLIRQVDRIFPGKNVDTIAPDPEYANIVPQRPFPDVPPGACFSSQDEIRAVEMGIEVEKASVRMYGEVASLTRDPELKALMQRLVEWERGHQKTLEDNLEYLKRGGSWYGYEPILDG
- the hyfB gene encoding hydrogenase 4 subunit B — its product is MNGQELFGLFILTSLLGALASLSMGRWSKACRVVSFSFSTLSSMLGLALALEVLLGSGTVVLTLPTAVAGFGTFSFVIDQLSAFFLLAISILGACVSIYSLGYTKEYEGKYSLGTMGLLFNTFLLSLVLVVSADNAILFLIMWETMSVSSYLLVMYENRKQDSVSSGLLYVVMTHLGTALITVAFIIMWLNTPGDHSFDFSAFRELGALGAMPELARNVAFILLLIGFGTKAGLVPLHVWLPQAHPAAPSNISAMMSGIMVKTAVYMLIRCYFDFLGTWDTWWGLLVLLIACISALVGVLYALMEEDLKRALAYSTVENIGIIFIALGAAMVFESYHLVDPVANAHLGDLAALALIAALFHTLSHSLFKGLLFMGAGAVLHATHTKNLEELGGLAKRMRWTGVLFFIGVLSISAIPPFNGFVGEWLMFQSLLLTQNITDPMVNLLLPVAVAVLALTGALAAACFVRIFGATFLARPRSRHAAEAQEVPRSMLVGMGIAAGLCVLTGVLSILIVPEIDKVTSSLLGVSIAGKLVNGLILSPPAGEFSSMSPLAIGVLLMIAIPASLAISRFLGGRHKVVTGDTWDCGTPLTSRTEYSASGFSEPINRIFKSVYRPHIEVRTEYTTSSLIKRRISFSRSIEPVFERYLYAPTIGLVLALARRLGFIQRGSIQAYLAYIFVVLLVLLVVFR
- a CDS encoding formate hydrogenlyase — translated: MIVEVLQTILLVAIAPLITGIIRKVKAYLQSRTGPSILQPYRDLRKLFSKGSVVSKDASWVFTITPYVCLSAIMVAALLVPVIYARTFGFVGDLIVLIYLLSMMRFFMALAALDTGSAFGGMGSSREMYISSIVEPTMLLSIFAMALVAGTTSLGNIADGIATNGWDLVAPTLLLAAAAFFIATLAENARVPFDNPATHLELTMIHEAMLLEYSGKQLALMEISSMTKLIIFLAILSNVFFPWGIATDLTVLSLTGGLLAFLVKVLVLAVTIAVIESATAKMRLFRLPNILTVAFILSLLAVMSFYILGAT
- a CDS encoding hydrogenase; this encodes MAFSTTTIIDGLAAAILLTTFIAIASNRMFSLVRLFALQSVALGLLAMSVASITGAGHIYAVAVLTIGIKGVVIPWMLLYVMDKIRTTKEVEPLVSIPLSLLLCGVLTAVAFYITEPIIFTSGTITTITKNCLAISLAVVLIGFYTMIARKKAVTQIMGLLTMENGLFLAAISVTYGMPMIVELGIFFDILVAVLIMGMFAFRINKTFDSVDTTILRRLHD
- a CDS encoding hydrogenase 4 subunit F is translated as MIEYILLIPLIIAALCYPLRRRALVEAVAVAGSAVTLIASLSISYEVFTTGTLDEGLLYMDALSAYVLLLVSLVGLLACFYSISYLRRELEEGEITELKLRNYYIFFQLFVFTMLLVTVSNNLGIMWIAIEGTTLASAYLVGLYDRDTSIEAAWKYLVICSVGITLALLGTIIVYASSIQVLGEESNALNWSTLQANASALDPGLLKISFIFILVGYGTKVGLSPMHTWLPDAHSQAPTPVSALLSGVLLNCAMYGILRFHMIVSGSSLGAGFSGGLLLLFGIISVATAGAFIIMAKDYKRMLAYSSIEHMGIIAIGFGFGGFWGIFGALFHMLNHALAKTLLFFGAGKVLQRFHTKDIDKVHGLIKVLPVTGALLLGGGLAITGCPPFSLFLSEFMIMVGGLSSQNYLGTILYIVLLIIVFAAFLKHIGGMVFGEPLLEERPSKERRGTDVVMMAVLLIAILALGLYVPEFLNEVLDQVYRLFVPGGGA